A genome region from Panicum virgatum strain AP13 chromosome 4K, P.virgatum_v5, whole genome shotgun sequence includes the following:
- the LOC120704248 gene encoding calcium homeostasis endoplasmic reticulum protein-like, whose translation MDRQPQDYAAAAMAYAQAQQPPPPQYGGYHPQYPPPHPYGAPLPQYPPAPYARPMPPAYSHLPPHQQPPPPYAAHPPPPPHILSTPSPPPHHPYMHPPPFEPAPPPAAPPADPELQKRIDKLVEYIGKNGPEFEAVIRDKQHDNPDYAFVFGGEGHAYYRYLLWLLPRPPVPAPYPPGSMHMMPPMGAPMMRGPPIHQPGYPPFYDQHQQFAAPHGHGEYEAAAQPFKGLSGPLPADVAAELQDVLNNLNGTKESIKGAKSWFMQRLPFAPALAEALRERVFTLDDSERQLHIIFLVNDILFESLQRRTNIRDLDNEAIAFKSVLGSMLARIYNNPQSKDDSQTRVEKILQFWGSKEVYDQETIANFEREMQGGLAYPLPPRHVSPDPSTFSGSAPVPSKWSSEPPEKEKAIHPISGPPQSAPSAQFSANQLPAGVYPPVGQTTFPGSLPVQPSLIPSAIPQSTAAPTNDSNPPPYPLFPPGLIPGMVRKMQIGSGVPYSPLSPLDIPTVIPPSTIPESEILDRVSKFFSEIGEVNPSEGPMRQSERDDYDDYERELPARKGGACIPPPPNLLVNPETGMRADGSVESKPGSSGRLGLGASADSNEVSQYDDVYSSYRKQRSTTYHSSITARSTSR comes from the exons ATGGACCGGCAGCCCCAGGactacgcggcggcggccatggcgtacGCGCAGGCGCAGCAGCCACCGCCCCCGCAGTACGGCGGCTACCATCCGCAGTACCCGCCGCCCCACCCTTACGGCGCTCCGCTCCCGCAGTACCCGCCCGCGCCCTACGCGCGCCCCATGCCGCCGGCCTACTCGCACCTGCCGCCGCACCAGCAGCCGCCTCCCCCGTACGCGGCgcacccgcctccgccgccacacaTCTTGTCCacgccctccccgccgccgcaccatccCTACATGCACCCGCCGCCGTTCgaacccgctccgccgccggccgcgccccccGCTGATCCGGAGCTCCAGAAGCGCATCGACAAGCTCGTCGAGTACATCGGCAAGAACGGGCCGGAATTCGAGGCCGTGATCCGCGACAAGCAGCACGACAACCCGGACTACGCCTTCGTCTTCGGCGGGGAAGGCCACGCCTACTACAGGTACTTGCTCTGGCTcctgccgcgcccgccggtgccggcgccgtACCCGCCGGGGTCGATGCATATGATGCCGCCGATGGGTGCTCCTATGATGAGGGGGCCGCCGATTCACCAGCCGGGGTACCCGCCATTCTATGACCAGCACCAGCAGTTCGCTGCTCCCCACGGCCATGGGGAGTATGAGGCTGCCGCGCAACCGTTCAAGGGGCTATCCGGGCCACTACCTGCTGATGTTGCTGCTGAGCTGCAAGATGTGCTTAACAATCTTAATGGCACCAAAGAATCAATAAAGGGAGCAAAATCATGGTTTATGCAAAGGTTACCATTTGCCCCGGCTCTGGCTGAAGCTCTTAGGGAGAGAGTATTTACCTTGGATGATTCGGAGCGTCAGCTGCACATAATTTTCCTGGTGAACGATATTCTTTTTGAAAG CTTACAAAGAAGAACTAATATTCGGGACCTTGACAACGAGGCTATTGCTTTTAAATCTGTGCTGGGTTCCATGCTTGCAAGGATTTACAATAATCCACAGAGCAAAGATGACAGCCAGACTCGTGTCGAGAAAATCCTACAGTTCTGGGGTTCAAAGGAAGTCTATGACCAGGAAACCATTGCTAACTTTGAAAGAGAGATGCAAGGTGGATTGGCATATCCTTTGCCACCGCGACATGTTTCACCAGATCCCTCTACCTTTTCAG GATCAGCACCGGTGCCCTCAAAATGGTCCTCGGAACCTCCAGAGAAGGAAAAGGCAATCCATCCTATCTCCGGTCCACCTCAATCTGCACCCTCTGCACAATTTTCAGCAAATCAACTCCCAGCTGGTGTTTATCCTCCTGTAGGTCAAACTACTTTTCCAGGATCTTTACCAGTGCAACCATCTTTGATTCCCTCTGCCATTCCTCAAAGCACTGCTGCTCCGACAAATGATTCAAATCCACCTCCTTATCCACTCTTCCCACCTGGCCTCATTCCTGGAATGGTTCGGAAGATGCAGATTGGAAGTGGAGTGCCATACTCTCCCTTGAGCCCACTTGACATCCCCACAGTCATCCCTCCATCGACCATTCCAGAGTCTGAGATCCTTGATCGTGTATCAAAGTTCTTCAGTGAGATCGGGGAGGTAAACCCATCAGAAGGTCCGATGAGGCAGAGCGAGCGTGATGATTACGATGACTATGAGAGGGAACTTCCTGCTCGAAAGGGAGGGGCATGTATTCCTCCCCCGCCTAACCTGCTTGTAAACCCTGAGACAGGGATGCGTGCTGATGGTAGCGTTGAGAGCAAACCGGGGTCCAGCGGCCGGTTGGGTCTGGGAGCTTCTGCTGATTCGAACGAGGTGAGCCAGTATGATGATGTCTATTCTTCATACCGCAAGCAGAGGAGCACCACATACCATTCTTCCATCACAGCTCGCTCCACATCAAGGTGA